The Deinococcus aquaticus genomic interval AAACTCCGCAAGATGGCGGCCGAGGCTGACGAGATCATCCTGGCGACCGACGATGACCGCGAGGGCGAGAGCATCGCGTGGCACCTGTTTCAGGAACTGAACCCCAAGGTGCCGGTCAAGCGCATGGTGTTTCACGAGATCACCAGGGAAGCCATTCAGGCGGCGATTGCCAGCCCGCGCCAGATCGACACGAACCTCGTGGAGGCGCAGGAGGCCCGCCGCGCCCTGGACCGCCTGTACGGCTATGAGGTCAGCCCGGTCCTGTGGAAGAAGGTTAGGCCGAAGCTCTCGGCGGGCCGCGTGCAGAGCGTGGCGACCCGCATGCTGGTGGAACGCGAACGCGAACGCATGCGCTTTGTCAGTGCGTCGTGGTGGGACCTGCTGATCACCGGGAAGACGGCGGACGAGCAGACCTTCCCGGCCCGCCTGACCGACGTGGCTGGCCCGGATAAGACGGTGCAGAAGCTGGCGCTGGGCCGTGACTTCGACCCGCTGACCGGGCGGCTGAAAGCGGGTGTGACCGCCCGCCTGCTGACCGAGGCCGAGGCCCGCGCCCTGGCCGACGGCCTGACCGGGCAGCCGCTGACGGTCACGAGTGCCGAGGAAAAACCCTTCACGCAGCGGCCCTACCCGCCGTTCATCACGTCCACGTTGCAGCAGGAGGGAAGCCGCAAGCTGGGCTTCGCCGCCACGCGCACCATGCGCGCCGCGCAGCGCCTGTACGAGCAGGGCTACATCACGTACATGCGCACCGACAGCACCAACCTGAGCACCGAGGCGGTCACTGCCGCCCGCACGCAGGTCACGCAGATGTACGGCCCCAGTTACCTGTCGCCGCAGCCGCGCGTGTACGCCAAGAAAGCCAAGAACGCCCAGGAGGCTCACGAGGCGATTCGCCCGGCCGGGAGTGCCTTCCGCACGCCCGACAGCCTGCGCAGCGAACTGAGCGGCGACGAGTGGCGCCTGTACGACCTGATCTGGAAACGCACCGTCGCCTGCCAGATGGCCGACGCGCGGGGCCGCGGCCTGCGCGTACGCCTGGGCGGACAGACGAAGGCTGGTGAGGAGGTCGGCCTGAGCGCCTCGGGCCGCACCATCGACTTCCCCGGCTTCCTGCGCGCCTACGTGGAAGGCAGTGACGACCCGGGCGCCGCCCTGGAAGACCGCGAGACGCCCCTGCCGCCCCTGAAGGAAGGCGAGCGCGTCACCGCCGGGAGCGTCAAGCCCGAGGGTCACGACACGCAGCCCCCCGCCCGCTACACCGAGGCGTCACTGGTGCAGTCCCTGGAAGGCGCGGGCATCGGCCGCCCCAGCACGTACGCCAGCATCCTGGGCACCATTCAGGACCGTGGGTACGCCACCAAGAAAGGGCAGGCGCTGGTGCCGTCCTGGACGGCCTTCGCCACCAGCGCCCTGCTGGAACACCACTTCGCCTCGCTGGTGGACTACGACTTCACCGCCAAGATGGAAGAGGACCTCGACGACATCGCGGGCGGCCGTGCCCAGCGGGTGCCGTACCTGCGGCGCTTCTACCTGGGCGATCACGGCGAGGGCATGGCCCTGCGGCCCCTGATCGACCGGCAGATGGGCGAGATCGACGCGCGCAGCATCGCCACCATCAGCGTTCCCCGCCTGGAAGGCACCGGTATCGAGGTCCGCGTGGGCCGCTACGGCCCGTACATGGAACGCGCCGAGCAGAAAGCCAACCTGCCCGAGGACATGGCCCCCGACGAACTGACCGCCGAGAAGGCCGAGGAGATCATGGCCCGCCCCAGCGGCGACCGCCCCCTGGGCGTGGACCCCGAGACCGGGCACCCCGTCGTGGCCCGCGCCGGACGCTACGGCCCGTACGTGACGCTGGGCGACACGAACCCCCCGGTACGCAGCGCCAGCCTGTTCCCCACTGACGACCTGGGCACCCTGAGCCTGGAGCGCGCCCTGAAACTCCTGAGCCTGCCCCGACTGGTCGGCACGAGTGGCGGCGAGGAAGTCTGGGCGCTGAACGGCAAGTACGGCCCGTACCTCAAGCGCGGCACCGACAGCCGCAGCCTGACCGGCCACGAGCAACTGTTCGAGGTGGGCATCCAGGAGGCCGAGGCGCTGTTTCTGCAACCCCGCTTCGGGAAGGGCCGCGTGGCCGCCCCGCCCCTCCAGACCTTCGAGATCGAGGGCCGCGCGCCGATCCTGCTGAAATCCGGCCGTTTCGGACCGTACCTGACCGACGGGGAACGCAACGCCACCCTGCGCAAGGGCGAGGACGAGGGCACCCTGAGCGCCGAACGCGCCCTGGAAATCCTGGAGGAACGCGGCAAGGAACCCAAGAAGAAACCCGGCAAGGCCGGCGGCACGAAAAAAGCCGCCGCGAAGGCCCCAGCCAGCAAGGGCGCAGCCAGCAAAGCCCCGGCCAAGGCAGGCGCGAAGAAACCGGCCACCACGACAGCAGCTGTCAAGAAACCGGCCGCCAAGGCTGCGCCCGCCAAGGCGACCTTCACCTGGGCGCAACTCAAACCGCACCTGGGTGTCCTGAGTGCCCAGGAGCAGCAACTGGTGACCGCCACCCGCGAACAGGGCCGCAAGGTCGACGACGTGGCCCCCGAACTGGGCCTGGACGTCAAGAAGGCCAAGGGCATGGCGTTGCAGGCCAGCAAGAAACTGAACCAGGCGGCGCGCGGAGAGTAACGTGCCGACCCGCGCCCGCCCCGACACCCCCCAGGCCCTGCACCTGCCCCGGCTGGCGCAGGGCACGCCCGGCGAGTGGGTGCGGCTGCCCGGCGGGAACGTGCAGGTCGTGACCCTGACCGGCACGCTGACCGGCCCGGCCACGCCCGGCTGGCTGGTGTGCCTGACCGGCGAGGCGGTCGTGGACCTGCCCCTGAGTAACTTCGTGCGCCTGCGGGCCGGCGAGGGCTACCACGTGACCCCGGAGCAGCCCTGGACGGCCTTCGGGACCCGCGACGGCACCACGCTGCTCCTGAGCGCCGGAGAGCCCGCGTGAAACGGATTCCGTTTGTTTCGCTGACAATCCGGAACTTCACCGGATTGTCAGCTCCACGTCCGGAACCCGTTTCTCTCCCACTCGCATCCGCTCGGATTGAATGGTCTTTGCAGCCCATTCAATCGGAGGCCGTATGACCCGCCCGGCCCCGCACACCCGCGCCGAGTACCCGTACCACCACCCCACCCCGACCCGCTGGGCGGACAACGACGTGTACGGGCACGTGAACAACGTGACGTACTACGCGTACTTCGATACGGCCGTGAACGCCTACCTCGCCGCTCGGGGTGCGCTGGATATTCACGCGGGCGCGGTGATCGGGCTGGTCGTGGAGAGCGGCTGCGCGTACTTCGCGCCCGCCGCGTTCCCCGAATCCCTCAGCGTGGGCCTGCGCGTGGGCCGCCTGGGCAGCAGCAGCGTCCGTTACGAACTGGCCGTGTTCCGCGAAGGGCACGACACCGCGTGTGCGCAGGGGCATTTCGTGCACGTGTACGTTGACCGGGACACCCGCCGCCCCGCCCCCCTGCCCCCCGCCCTGCGCGCCGCGCTGGAAGCCCTGCAACCCGGCTGACTGTCGCCTGTCTGCTGGAAGGTATGTGCCCCGCAGCTTCCGTGCGGGGCGCGTGTTTCTCAGTAGCTGAGGTTCAGCGTTTCTTTTTCGCGGCCTTCGCCGCTTCCTTCGCGGCTTTCTGCTCGGCCTTCTGGCGCTCCTGCATCTCTCGGCCCATGTCCTCAAGCAGTTGCGCGCCCTGGGCGTCCACGCTGCGCTGCAATTCCAGCAGGGTCGTGGCGACCATGTTATGCAGCACCCGCTCGATGGGCGTCTTGATCCACCGGTACATCACGCGGGCGTTCAGGGTCAGGGTCACCTCGGTCCCGCCGGGCATGGGTTTGAAGGTCCAGCCCTGCGTGAGTTTCTCCAGTGGTCCCACGTTCCGCACGCTCTCCCAGCCGCCCCGCTGCGGCGCCTGCAACTGCCCGTACTTCGCGGTGAAGCTCAGGCCCAGCAGGCGGCGCGTGAACTTGAAGCGCACCAGCGCGTTGTTCGCCAGCCGGGCATTCTCGCCCTCATAATCGGCTTTCGCGAGGTTAGGGTCCCACTTGACGCGCCGCCTGGGTTCCAGCGCCAGCCGGTACAGCACGTCCGGACGGGCCCTGACCACGATGGTCTGCTTGATGCTGATGGACTCGGACATAGTAACCGTCACTGTAGCGCGAAGCTGCCCGCACCCGCGCAGGGGCGGTCAGTCAAGGAACGCCCGCGCCGGCAGGTGCGTCACGCGCAGGTTGAAGCGCTCGGCGTACTTCACGCCTGCCAGCCGCCCCACGCCCGCGCGGCCCTCCAGGAACTGCTCTTTCGTCCACTGCCAGCGGTAGAAGTCGTGGTAGTACTCCATCACGCGCCCCGCCACGTCGATGGTGTCCGTGACGTCCACACTGAAATCCGGGTACGGACTGGCCGGCGCGTGGTACTGGTAGAAGCGCACCGGTTCCCGCCAAGCGTCCAGGCGGCGCACGTCCTCGCCACTCTCGATGGCGTCGTCGCCGCTCAGGTCCGGCGCGGGCGGCATGGCAGCCCCGCCGCCCACCTCGTTCACGATCTTCGGAATGCGGGCCAGCGTGATCGCGTCGAAGGCGATCTTCGCGGTCATGCGGTGATCCGGGTGCGGGTGGTCGTCACTCCAGGTGATCACAGCGTTCGGCCGGAAGCGCGCGTACAGCCGCGCCAGTTGCAACGCCTCGCCGCGCCCGCCTGTCATGCGGCTGTCCCCCATATCGAAGAAGTGATGCTGCGCCCCGATCTGCGCCGCCACCCACGCGCCGTGCTCGCGGCGCACCCGCGTGACCTCCGCGTGCGGCGCGTCCCCGAACTGACTGGCCAGTTCCCCCAGCGTCGTCCAGACCAGCATGACCTCGTCGCCACGCGCCGCGTGCTTCGCCAGGGTCCCCATGCACCCGATCTCGTCGTCCGGGTGCGCAAACACAGCCATGATTCGCATGCGCCCCAGCATACGCGCTGCGGTTTCCGACCGGCGCCGCACTGGCCTTCAGCGCAGGAAGCGGATGCTCAGCGGGTACCGGTACGGCTGCCCCGCACTGACCCGCACGACCGCCACGATCATGAACACGAACGGCACCAACCCCAGCACCGCCATGACCGGCAGGAAGAACAGGAAGAACGCCCCGAACGTCCCCAGGAACGCCAGCGCCCCCAGGTCCGGCGTGCCTGCCGCCGCCCCACCGATCAGCCCCGCGCTGAACAGCACGAACGCCAGCACCCCCACCACCAGCCCGTACAGCCAGAAACTCAGCTGAAAATTCAGGGCTTCCTTCCCCTGCTCATCCAGCGCGCCGCTGCGGTCCCGGAACGCCAGCCACGCCACCAGCGGCCCCAGCACGTTCCCCAGCGTCGGCAGAACAAAACCCGCCAGCGGCGACAGGTGCGTGATGATCGCCGGAGTACGGTCGGATTCCGGAATGACAGGTAGCGGACGGCTCATGCTTGACAGTACGCCCCGCGCCTCCCTACAGTTCCCGCACGATGACCCGCCCCCGCCCTGCCCCCCGCAAGTCCCCCGCCCAGAAAGCGCAGGACGCCGCGCGCGACCGCCAGCCCCTCCCGGCCGGCATTCAACCCGCGCAACCCGTGATTGGCGACCACGTCGAACTGTACAGCGACGGCGCCTGCGACACGCAGGCCGGACACGGCGGCTGGGCCACCATCCTCAACTGCAAAGGCAAGGAACTCGTCCTCAGCGGCCACGAGGAAGGCACCACCAACAACCGCATGGAACTGCGCGGCCTGCTTGAGGGCCTGAACGTCCTCAAACGCCCCTGCCACGTCACCGTCATCACCGACAGCCAGTACCTCCGCAAGGCCTTCACCGACGGCTGGATCCTGAACTGGCAACGCAACGGCTGGAAAACCGCCGCCAAAGACCCCGTGAAAAACCAGGACCTCTGGGAAGAACTGATCGCGCACGCCCGCACCCACGCCCTGACCTTCGTCTGGGTCAAAGGCCACGCCGGCCACGGCGAGAACGAACGCGTCGACGAACTCGCCGTGCAGGAACGCAAGAAACTGCGGCAGAAGTAGCTCAGCGCGTGAGCGTGCAGCGGGAGCGGCGCAGCATGTCCAGCATGGTAGAGGAGCGGGACGCGGGGGTGCATCGGCCAGTGTGCGGATTCGCGGCGGTGGGCGCTGGCCTAGGCTGGGCGTATGACCCTGCCGCCTGCTGACCCGCTGCCCGACCCGCCCGTCCTGTCGGATGCGGCGCGCTGGCGGACGTTCCTGTGGCTGTGGGGTTCGCAGGCGCTGAGTGTGCTGGGGGGCGGCCTGAGTGCGTTTGCCATGAACATCTACCTGACGCAGTCGCGTTTTCCGCTGGAGGGGCAGAAGCCGGAACTGGCGGCGGCGCTGGCCCTGACCGGGCTGGGGTGGGGCGCGGCGGCGATTCTGGGAGCTCCGCTGGCGGGGGCGCTGGCGGACCGCTGGAACCGGCGGCGCATGATGATCACCTGCGACCTGCTGGGGGCGCTGCTGCTGGCTCTGGGCGTGCTGATGGTCACGCTGGGCACGCCGCCCGTGTGGCTGCTGACGCTGTTCACGGCCGCGCTGGGTCTGGTGGGTACGTTTCACGGGTCGGCGTTCGACACGAGTTACTCGTCGCTGGTCACGCGCGACCGTCTGCCGCGCGCGAACGGCCTGATGCAGACCCTCTGGAGCCTATCGGGGCTACTGAGTCCGGCGCTGGCGGCGCTGCTGATCGGACTGCCGGCCCTGGCGCGGCAGGGGGAGGCGCCGGGCGTGCTGGGGGGAGCGCTGGCGGGCCTGCCGGACGGCGTGCCGCTGGCGCTGGGGATCGACGCGGCGTCGTTCCTGCTGGCGGCGGCCGTGGTGTCGCGCCTGCACTGGCCGCAACCGCCGCGCCGGGACGGGGGGCGCGGCCGGCCCTCGCTGGCACAGGACATGCGCTTCGGGTGGACGTTCATCGGGCGGCGGCCCGCGCTGCTGCACCTGCTGCTGACCTTCGCGGGCGTGAACCTGCTGACCAGCGGCGTGGGCGTCCTGCACCCCTTGCTGGTGCGGTTCACGCTGGGCACCCCGGCTGACGGGGCCGGCGCGGCCCTGGCGACCGTCTGGACTGCCCTGAGTGCCGGGGGTCTGCTGGGCGGGCTGCTCGTCAGCGTGACGGGCGGCCTGAAGCGGCGGCGGGTGCTGGGCGTGCTGGTGCCCATGATCGCCGCCGGAACCGCGCACGCCCTGAGCGGCGTGGCGGGTAGTCTGCCCCTGACGGCCGCGTGCGTGCTGGCCTTCGGGGTGATGACGCCGATCATGAACGCGCACTCGCAGAGCATCTGGCAGGCGCAGGTCGCGCCGGAACTGCAGGGCCGGGTATTCAGCGTGCGCCGCCTGATCGCGCAGTTCACCGCGCCGCTCAGTACCGCGCTGGCCGGGCTGCTCGCCGCGCGGGTGGGGGCCGGGTCGATCCTGCTGTGGTCCGGAGTGTTGATGGCCGTCCTGGCGACCGCGCAACTCCTGAATCCCCACCTGCGCCGCGTGGAGGATCCGCTGCCCGAAGCGCCGCCGCTCACGGCGTGAATCCGGCAGTAGTGGGGGGACGCCACCGGTCGGCGTCCCCCCTTCATGTGTCGTGCTTCAGCCCTGCCGGTCGAGCCAGCCGGCCAGCCACGGCAGTTTCGTCTGCACCTTCTCGCGTAGGCCGCTCCAGTACCGGTGGGACCAGCCTTCGAGGTTGCGCTGCTTGCCGCGCGCGACGGCCAGGGCTCCCTCGGGCACGTCGTCGTGGACGGTGCTGCCGCCCGCGATGAAGGCGGCGTCGCCGATCACGCGGGGCGCGACGATGGTGCTGTTACTGCCGATGAACACGCCGGCCCCGATGCGGCTGGGGTGTTTGTTCACGCCGTCGAAGTTCGCGATGATGGTCCCGGCCCCGACGTTCGTCTCGTCGCCGATGCTCACGTCGCCCAGGTACGCGAGGTGCCCGGCCTTCACGCCCTGCGCGAGACGGGCGTTCTTGGTTTCCACGAAGTTCCCGATGTGCACCGCCTCGCCCAGCACGGTGCCGGGGCGCAGGCGCGCGAACGGCCCCACGTCACTGCGGGCGCCCACCTGCGCGCCTTCCAGCACGCTGTGTGGCTTCACGATCACACCCTCGCCCAGCACGCTGTCCGTGATGACCGAGTACGCGCCGATCTCGGCACCGTCGGCGACGCGCGTGGCGCCGCGCAGGATCACGCCGGGCTCCAGGGTCACGTCGCGGCCCAGCACGACCGTGTCCTCGATGTACACCGTTTCCGGCATGTGGATGGTCACCCCGGCCCGCATGTGCGCCAGCGTGATGCGCGCCCGGATGATGTTCTCCGCCTCGGCCAGCCCCGTGCGGTCGTTGGCGCCCATGACCTCGTCCGGGTCGTTCAGGCGGAACGCGTGCGCCTCGGCCCCCTCGGCGCGGTACAGGCCCAGCAGGTCCGTCAGGTAGTACTCGCCGCTGGCGTTCTCGTTCGTGATGCGGTGGGCCAGGTCGTTCGCGCGGGCGTCCATCAGGTACACGCCGCTGTTGAATTCTCCCACGGCGCGTTCCTCGGGCGTGGCGTCCTTCTGCTCCACGATGCGTTCCACGTTCCCCTGCGCGTCCCGGATGATCCGGCCGTACCCGGTCGCGTCCGGCAGCACGCCGGTCAGGACCGTGAACGCCCCGCCCCGCGCGCGGTGGTCGGCCAGCAGGTCCCGCAGCGTCTCGGTGCGCAGCAGCGGCGTGTCGCCGTACAGAACCAGCACGTCCGCCTCCCGGTGGTCCTCCAGGGCGTCCATGCCGGCAAGGAAGGCGTTCCCGGTGCCCAGCTGCTGCTCCTGCCGCGCGAACACCACGCCGGTCCCCGCCAGGGCCGCCTCGACCGCCCCGGCCCCGTGCCCGGTCACGACAACCACGCTGCGCGCGCCCAGCTCCTGCGCGGCTTTCACGGCCCACGCGACCATCGGGCGGCCCGCCACCGGGTGCAGCACCTTGGGCAGCGAGGATTTCATGCGCGTGCCCTGACCGGCGGCCAGGATCACCACGTCCAGCGGACGGTTCGTATCAGTCATACCGCCCAGAAGTGTACCAGCGCACCCACACTGCTCGCTGTCAGGGCGCCGGGCCGCCCGGAACGGCAGCGGGGCCGCCACGCGTTGAACGTGGCGGCCCCGGCAGGTGCGTGAATCAGGAAGGCTTGAGGGTCGTGTCGGTGGGGGCGGCGGCGGGCACACCCTGGCGGCGCAGGCGCACCAGGAAGTAGATGCTCGCCAGGATCAGCGGAATGCTGATCACGTGAGTGTCCGTGAACAGGCCGATCCCGGGGGCGTCCAGACCCTGGTTCAGGTACGCCTTGGGCGACAGGGGGTTCAGGCGGAAGGTTTCCTCCCAGCCGGCGCGCAGGATGGAGTACCACAGCCAGAACTGCCAGAACGCCCAGCCGGGAATGCGGCTGCGCAGCCAGAAGTAAGACGCGACCGACAGGATCACGCCGATGATCACGCCGTACATCTGCGCGAAGTGAACGGGGGCGGTCATGACGATCTGCCCGCCGATCTGCTGGCAGTACTGCGAGAGGTCCAGGTCCGGGTTGGGGTTCTTGATGCACATGCCCTCGTGAAATGCGCGGGCGCTGTCGGGCCAGCGGTACCCGACGGCCCAGCCGGTCACGCGGCCCACGGTGTCCGTGCCGTTCATGATGTTCCCGATGCGCCCGCCGATGATCCCGAACGCCACGCCGGGCACGCACAGGTCCGCGTAGCGGTAGAAGTCCATGCCCTTGCGCCGCGCGTAGTACAGCATGACCAGAATCCCGCCGATCAGGCCGCCGTGAATGCTGATGCCGCCCTGCCGGAGGTTGATGATGTCCAGCAGCACGCGCGGGAACGGCGTGTTCTCAAACTGGTTCCAGGAGGTCACCACGAACACCAGCCGCGCGCCCACCAGTCCCCAGATGATCATCCAGAGAATCATGTCGTTGAACAGGTCCACGTTCAGGCCGCGCTCGCGCGCCATTTTCGTGCCGACCCACACGCCCGCCACGATACCGAGCGTGATCAGCACGCCATACCAGGCAATCGTAAAACTGCCTATCTGAAGAAATACAGGATCCATACGTGCCTCGCAGTCTAGGGCTTTCTGCCCGCCGGGGTCCGGGCCACTGAGCCCGGGACCCGGCAGTCAGGGAAAGGCGCGTCCGGCTGCTGCGAGCCTGGACGCGCCAAGTGAAGGGGGAGAGCGACGAGGGTTACAGGCCCAACGCGGGCGTCTCGTCGGGCGCCGTCTCGGGGGGCGGCAGGCGGAACACGCGGGACAGGATCACGCCCAGTTCGTACAGCACGTACAGCGGCACGGCCACGATCAGCATGCTGGTGGGGTCCGGGGTGGGCGTGATGATCGCGGCGAACACCATGATCACGACCAGCGCGATACGCCAGCCCTTGCGCAGCAGCACGTGGTTCACGATCCCGATCCGGGTCAGGATCACGGCCAGGATCGGCAGCTCGAACGACAGGCCGAACGCCACCAGGAAGGTCGTGACCGTCCCGATGTAACTGCCCAGACTCAGGATCGGCGTGACCGCCCCGTTCAGGAAGTCCAGCAGGAACCGCACCATGGTCGGCAACACCAGCGTGTACCCGAAGATCGCGCCCACGATGAACGAGAAGCCCGCCCCGATGATGAACGGCAGTGCCCAGCGGCGCTCGTGGTCGTACAGGCCCGGCGCGATGAACGCCCACACCTGCGTCAGCATGAACGGCAGCGCGATCGCCAGTCCCGCCCAGAACGACAGGTTCAGGCTCAGGATGAACTGATCGGTCAGGTTCAGCGTGACCAGCTGCACCTTGTCCTGCTGGTACAGCACCGAGGCGTTCAGGGGCACCTTGACCAGTTCCAGCAGTTGCAGGCGGTACTGGAAGGCGGCAATCATGCCGATCACCAGGAAGACCGCGCTGATCACGATACGTTTACGCAGTTCCTCCAGGTGGTCGAACAGCGGCGCGCTTTTCAGGTTGGCGTTGGGATCGGCGGTCATGGTCCGGTCCTCAGTTACGCCGTTCGGTGACGGGCGCAGCGTGCTCGGTGACGATGGGCGCGCCTGTCACGGGGTCCAGCTGACGCGAGGCGACGTCCGTGACGGGCACGACCGGCTCGTGCGTTTCCTTCTTGAATTCCTTGATGCCCTGCCCGAGGCCCTTCCCGAGTTCCGGGAGTTTGCGGGCGCCGAACACCAGGGCGATAACGACAACGATCAGGATGATTTCCAGGGGTCCCATGAGTGGCTCCTTACGGGCCGGGCAGGTGCGCGGCCACGGGTGAATGAGGTCGGGGGTGGCGGAGGGGGCGGGCAGAGGGGGCCGGAGCGTCCGGTCACGCGGTCCGGGCGGGCAGGCTCTTCTAACATGAAGGTATGCGATGAGGCCGGAATCGGATCAGGCGCAGCTCACCTATCAAACCTTAATGGGGGTCTGTCAAACAGGAGTGAGAGGCGTGCCGGTCGGCGCGGTACCCCTGTCTCCTGCCGCCCTACAGCGGTTTTCGGTTCTCCTTCGCAGCTCTGCGAGGCCGCCCGGTTCAGGTCGATTTCGGGAATCATACCCGGGGCTGACCTGAACACCGCTCTCAGATGCTCCAGCCACCGTCGACCAGCAGTTCCTGCCCGGTGGTGTACGCCGCCTCGCGGGAGGCCAGGAACGCCACGGCCGCCGCGACCTCGTTCGGCTCTCCGAAGCGCCGGGCCGGAATGCGCGCCGCGAGCTTCTGCGCCTCCTGCGGGTCGGCGTGCAGCTGCCGCAGCCGCTCGGTGGCGGTGTAGCCGGGCGCGACTGTGTTGCAGGTCACGCCGTCCGGGGCGACCTCCAGCGCCAGCGTCCGCAGGTAATTGGTCACCCCGGCCCGCAGCGCGTTGCTGACCGGCAGGGTGGGGGCGGGGCGGCCCACCGTCAGGCTCGTGATGGCGATCACCCGCCCCCACCCGCGCGCGCGCATGCCCGGCACGGTCGCGTTCGCCAGCCGCACGGTGCTCATGAAGGTCGTCTGGAAGCCCTGCGCCCAGGCGTCCTCGCTGACCCCGCTGGGCAGTCCGGCCGCCGGGCCGCCCGCGTTACTGACCAGGATGTCCACGTCGCCCGCCGCCGCCACGGCCGCCTCCACACCCTCAGGTGTGCTGACATCCGCCACCACCCAGCGCGCCCCGATCGCGTCGGCGGCGCATTTCAGGGCGTCCTCGCCGCGCGCCGCGACCGTCACGTGCGCCCCCATGCGGATCAGGTCGTGCGCCGCCGCCAGCCCGATGCCCTTACTGCCGCCCGTCACCAGCGCGCGCCTGCCGTCCAGTCGAAACAGCGTCATACCCACCAGGGTACACCCACCCCCCATGACCCCGCCGGGCAGGCGTTACCCTGCCGCCATGACCCACCCCGACTCCGCCCTTCCCGACCCTGCCCGGCTGGCCGCCCTGATCGTGGTCGCCACGCCCGGCGAGGCCGCGCACCTGACCGACCTGAGCGCGCCCTTCCGGGAGCGGCTGCGTGTGCAGGTTCTGGTCAGTGGCGTGGGGCCGGTCGCGGCGGCCCTCGCCACGCAGCGCGCCCTGCTGGCCGCCCCGTACGCCCTGGCGATCAGCGCCGGGATCGGCGGCGCGTATCCCGCCTCGGGCCTGCAGGCGGGCGATCTGGCCGTGTCCAGCCGCATCATCCAGGCGGACCTGGGCGCGTGGGACGACGGGCAGTTCCTGGATTTCACGGCGCTGGGCCTGTCCGTGCTGCCCGGACCACTGGAGTCACCCGAACCGCACGCTGATCCGGACGTGCAGGCCGGGCACTTTCCCGCCTGGGAGAAGGCCGCGCAGGTCGCGGCGCGCAGCGGGGCGCGGCTGGGGCCACTGCTGACGCTGGGCAGCGTCACGGGCGACCACGGGGCGGCGCGGCACCTCCAGGCCCGGCACCCCGGCGCACTCACCGAGGGCATGGAGGGGGCCGGGGTGGCGCACGCCGCGCTGCTGGCGGGCGTGCCCAGCCTGGAAGTACGCGGCGTGAGCAACCCCGTCGGCCCGCGCGACCGCGCCGCGTGGCGCATCCCGCAGGCACTGGCCGCGACCCGCCGGGGCGTGGAGGCCGCGCTGCTGACCCTGCTCGACTGAACCGCGCCGCCCCACTGGACTGGGGGCGGCGCGGTATCGGTCCAGCCGGTCAGGTCAGTTGGGGTTCAGGAGCGTCTGCACCGGCGTGACCTGCGCGGGGAAACTGACCGTGACGTTCACGGTCGTTCCAGCGGGCGTGGCGGGGTCCACGTTGATCCAGTGGCTCGCCAGGACCGGCGGGTTCGGCTGCGGGTCGATGGCGCGCACCAGCACGCGCCCCTGCGCCGGCACGAACGCGCACCAGCTTTCCGGCGCGGCTGTGAACGCCCGGACGGGCAGCACGCTCTGCAGGGTCAGGTCGTCGGGCGTCGCCCAGTACTCGATCAGCAGGCTCGCCTGCGTGCGGTTCAGGTCGGGGCGGGCCACGTCCAGTTGAATCTCGACGCTGTCGGCCTTGCCGGACACGAGGTTCATCCAGCCCGGGACCACCAGGCGGCCGCTGCTGGCGCTCTTGAACTGTTGCGGGGCGGGATCAGTCATGCGCTACAGACTACCGCCTGAACGGTCACACGGTTCCGACAGGGCCGCCCGGCGCAGGTACGCTGTGAACTACTCGCTCTGAATGGTGCGGGTCAGAGCGCGCACGGCCAGGAAGCCCACCACGAAGAACAGCAGGGGCAGCAGGTTCACGCTGAGCTCGGAGTCTTTCTCGGGTTCCAGCGGGTTCTGACGGCGGTACTTGATCATGCGCCCCAGCCTACGGCACCCGCCTCCCGGAAACGCACGCCGGTCTTAAGGGTCGCTTGCGAGTCCCGACCACCCGGCCTCCTGTCCAGCCC includes:
- a CDS encoding MFS transporter, with amino-acid sequence MTLPPADPLPDPPVLSDAARWRTFLWLWGSQALSVLGGGLSAFAMNIYLTQSRFPLEGQKPELAAALALTGLGWGAAAILGAPLAGALADRWNRRRMMITCDLLGALLLALGVLMVTLGTPPVWLLTLFTAALGLVGTFHGSAFDTSYSSLVTRDRLPRANGLMQTLWSLSGLLSPALAALLIGLPALARQGEAPGVLGGALAGLPDGVPLALGIDAASFLLAAAVVSRLHWPQPPRRDGGRGRPSLAQDMRFGWTFIGRRPALLHLLLTFAGVNLLTSGVGVLHPLLVRFTLGTPADGAGAALATVWTALSAGGLLGGLLVSVTGGLKRRRVLGVLVPMIAAGTAHALSGVAGSLPLTAACVLAFGVMTPIMNAHSQSIWQAQVAPELQGRVFSVRRLIAQFTAPLSTALAGLLAARVGAGSILLWSGVLMAVLATAQLLNPHLRRVEDPLPEAPPLTA
- the glmU gene encoding bifunctional UDP-N-acetylglucosamine diphosphorylase/glucosamine-1-phosphate N-acetyltransferase GlmU translates to MTDTNRPLDVVILAAGQGTRMKSSLPKVLHPVAGRPMVAWAVKAAQELGARSVVVVTGHGAGAVEAALAGTGVVFARQEQQLGTGNAFLAGMDALEDHREADVLVLYGDTPLLRTETLRDLLADHRARGGAFTVLTGVLPDATGYGRIIRDAQGNVERIVEQKDATPEERAVGEFNSGVYLMDARANDLAHRITNENASGEYYLTDLLGLYRAEGAEAHAFRLNDPDEVMGANDRTGLAEAENIIRARITLAHMRAGVTIHMPETVYIEDTVVLGRDVTLEPGVILRGATRVADGAEIGAYSVITDSVLGEGVIVKPHSVLEGAQVGARSDVGPFARLRPGTVLGEAVHIGNFVETKNARLAQGVKAGHLAYLGDVSIGDETNVGAGTIIANFDGVNKHPSRIGAGVFIGSNSTIVAPRVIGDAAFIAGGSTVHDDVPEGALAVARGKQRNLEGWSHRYWSGLREKVQTKLPWLAGWLDRQG
- a CDS encoding prolipoprotein diacylglyceryl transferase; amino-acid sequence: MDPVFLQIGSFTIAWYGVLITLGIVAGVWVGTKMARERGLNVDLFNDMILWMIIWGLVGARLVFVVTSWNQFENTPFPRVLLDIINLRQGGISIHGGLIGGILVMLYYARRKGMDFYRYADLCVPGVAFGIIGGRIGNIMNGTDTVGRVTGWAVGYRWPDSARAFHEGMCIKNPNPDLDLSQYCQQIGGQIVMTAPVHFAQMYGVIIGVILSVASYFWLRSRIPGWAFWQFWLWYSILRAGWEETFRLNPLSPKAYLNQGLDAPGIGLFTDTHVISIPLILASIYFLVRLRRQGVPAAAPTDTTLKPS
- the tatC gene encoding twin-arginine translocase subunit TatC — encoded protein: MTADPNANLKSAPLFDHLEELRKRIVISAVFLVIGMIAAFQYRLQLLELVKVPLNASVLYQQDKVQLVTLNLTDQFILSLNLSFWAGLAIALPFMLTQVWAFIAPGLYDHERRWALPFIIGAGFSFIVGAIFGYTLVLPTMVRFLLDFLNGAVTPILSLGSYIGTVTTFLVAFGLSFELPILAVILTRIGIVNHVLLRKGWRIALVVIMVFAAIITPTPDPTSMLIVAVPLYVLYELGVILSRVFRLPPPETAPDETPALGL
- a CDS encoding twin-arginine translocase TatA/TatE family subunit; this encodes MGPLEIILIVVVIALVFGARKLPELGKGLGQGIKEFKKETHEPVVPVTDVASRQLDPVTGAPIVTEHAAPVTERRN
- a CDS encoding SDR family oxidoreductase; protein product: MTLFRLDGRRALVTGGSKGIGLAAAHDLIRMGAHVTVAARGEDALKCAADAIGARWVVADVSTPEGVEAAVAAAGDVDILVSNAGGPAAGLPSGVSEDAWAQGFQTTFMSTVRLANATVPGMRARGWGRVIAITSLTVGRPAPTLPVSNALRAGVTNYLRTLALEVAPDGVTCNTVAPGYTATERLRQLHADPQEAQKLAARIPARRFGEPNEVAAAVAFLASREAAYTTGQELLVDGGWSI